From the genome of Corallococcus macrosporus DSM 14697:
CCCGCATCGACGTCAGCACCACCGTGGGCTGGCCGCGCTCCACTTGCAGGCGCGCGAGCGAACCCAGCGTCCGGCCGGGGCCGACCTCCAGCAGCACGCGCGAGGGGTCCTCCAGCAGGCACCGCAGCCCGGGGCCGAAGCGCACCGTCTGCCGCAGGTGCCGCACCCAGTACCTGGGGTCGGTGGCCTCCTCCTCGGTCACCCACGTCCCCGTCACGCCGGACACGAAGCGCTGGGTCGGCGTCTGGAGCTTCAGCCGCCCCACGAACGCGGCGAACGCCGGCAGGATGGAGTCGATGAGGTGCGAGTGCGCCGCCACGTCGATGTGCACGCGCCGGTGCTCGATGCCACGGGCGGCCAGGTCGGCGGCGAGCGCGTCCACCGACGCGGTGTCACCGGCCACCACGCACTGGGTCGGTCCGTTGACGGCGGCCAGGGACAGGCGCTCGCCGAGCATCGGCAGCAGCTCCTGCTCGGACAGGGCCACGCTCACCATGGCGCCGGAGGGGAGCTGCTCGAAGAGGCGGCCGCGCTCGGCCACCAGCGCCAGCGCGTCCTCCAGCGTGAAGACGCCCGCGAGGCAGGCGGCCACGTACTCGCCCATGCTGTGGCCAATCATCGCCTCGGGCCGGACGCCCCAGGACTCCCACAGCTTCGCCAGCGCGTACTCCACGGTGAAGAGCGCGGGCAGGCCCACGGAGGGGCGGGGCAGCGGCGCGCCCGCGTCCGCGTCACCGGCCGGGTACAGCACCGCGCGGAGCGACGGTCCGCCGCGGCGCTGGAAGAGGGCGGCGCATGCGTCGAAGGCCTCGCGGAAGGCGGGCTCCTTCTCATACAGCTCCTGCCCCATGCGCAGGTGCTGGGCGCCGCCTCCGGGGAAGAGGAACACGACGGGCCGCCCGCCGTCCTTCGCCAGGTCCGTGAAGACGCGGTCCGAGCTGGCGGCGGACAGCACCTCGGCGCCGTCCTCGTGGCTCTCACAGACGACCACGCGCCGGTGCGGGAAGGCCTTGCGGCCGAGCTGGAGGGTGTAGGCCGCGTCCGCCAGGGACTGCTCCGGGTGCGCCTCCAGGTGGGCGGCCAGGTTCTGCGTCATCACCTCCAGCGCCGCCGGCTGCTTCGCGGAGAGGACCAGCAACTGCCACGGCCGGGATGGACCGGAGGGGGCCGGAGCGGGAGGCGCCTCCAGGAGCGCGTGGGCGTTGGTGCCGCCAATGCCGAAGGAGCTCACGCCCGCGCGGCGCCGGTGGCCGTGGGGCTTCCACTCCTTCAGCGTGGCATTCACGAAGAAGGGGCTCCGGGCCCAGTCGATGTTCGGGTTGGGCGTCTGGAGGTGGAGGGTGGGCGGGATGCAGCCGTGCTCCACCGCCAGGGCCGCCTTGATGAGGCCGGCCACGCCCGCCGCCGCGTCCAGGTGGCCGATGTTCGACTTCACCGAGCCGAGCGCGCAGAAGCTGGTGGCCTCGGTGCCGGCCCGGAACGCGCTGGTCAGCGCGGAGACCTCCACCGGGTCTCCCAGCAGGGTGCCGGTGCCGTGCGTCTCCACGTAGCCCACGGTGTCCGGCGTCACGCCCGCCAGGGCGTGGGTGCGGGCGATGACCTCCGCCTGCCCCTCGGCGCTGGGGGCGGTGTAGCCCAGCTTGGAGGCGCCGTCGTTGTTGATGGCGGAGGCGCGGATGACGGCGTGGATGTGGCTGCCGTCCGCGAGCGCGTCATCCAGCCGCTTGAGCACCACCACGCCCACGCCGCTGCCGAAGAGGGTGCCCTGCGCCTGCGCGTCGAAGGGACGGCAGTGCCCGTCCGGGGACGCGATGCCGCCGGGCTGGTGCACGTAGCCGGTGCGCTGGGGCACGTCCACGGACACGCCCCCCGCGATGGCCACGTCACACTGGAAGCCCATCAGCGCCTGACAGGCCAGGTGCGTGGCCACCAGCGACGTGGAGCAGCCCGTCTGGACGTCCAGGCTGGGGCCCTTGAGGTCCAGGTGGTACGCCAGCCGGGTGGCGAGGAAGTCCTTGTCGTTGCCAATCATCACCTGGAAGCTGTCGCTCGACTCGAGCAGCTCCGGGTGCGTGCGCAGGTTGAAGAGCAGGTACGTGCTCAGGCTGGTGCCCGCGAAGACGCCCACCGAGCGCGACTCCGTGTCCAACCCGTGGCCCGCGCGCTCGATGGCCTCCCACGCGCACTCCAGGAAGATGCGGTGCTGCGGGTCCATCAACGCCGCCTCGCGCGGCGAATAGCCGAAGAAGCCCGCGTCGAAGGCCTCCACCTGGTCCAGCACCGCGCCGGCGCGCACGAAGCCCGGCTGACGCAGGCGCTCCTCGGGGACGCCGCGCGCCCTCAGCTCGTCGTCGGTGAAGAAGCGGATGCCCTCCACGCCCTCGCAGAGGTTGCGCCAGTAGCGCTCCACGTCCGGAGCGCCGGGGAAGCGGCCCGCCATTCCGACGATGGCAATGGCCAGCTCGTCGCCTTCATTCAGATCGGCATCGCTCATGGCTGTCGACGAACTCACGTCCAGGAAGTGAAGAGAGGTTGGGACGGCGGGCTCCGCGATACACACACGCACCCCGGCGCCCGCTCACCTGGGGCGCCATGGTGTCGTCGGGTCGCCGAGCGGGGCGGAGCGCCGGCTCAGCGCGCGAGGGCGAACGCGTCCGCGAGCAGCTCGTACGAGCGGAGCCGGGCGCGGTGGTCGTGGATGATGGTGGTGATGAGGAGCTCGTCCGCCTGGAATTCGGCGGCCATGGCCATCAGCCGTTCCTTCACCTGGTCCGGTGCGCCACACACGACGCGCTTGCGGTCGAACTCGAGCGTCGCCAGGTCCTCGGGCGTATAGGGGTAGGCCTCCGCCTCCTCGATGGAGGGGATGGGCTCCTCGGGGCGGCCCCGGCGGGTGTTGATGGTGAGCAGGTCGCTGCTGCGCGCTATTCGCCGGGCCTCCTGCTCGGTCGGGGCACAGATGACGTAGACGCTGACCGCGGAGCGGGGCGCCGCCTGCACCTGGGACGGCTTGAAGTGCTCGCGGTATCCCCGCGTCACCGGAGCGCCGTGGACGGGGTTGAAGAAGTGGGCGAAGCAGAAGGACAGGCCCATCCGCGCCGCCAGCGCCGCGCTCTGCTCACCGGAGCCCAGCGCCCAGACCTGCGGCATGCCCGGCGCCATGGTCTTCAGGCTCAGCTTCTCGAACTCCGCCGTCGCGGGCTTCGCGCCCGACAGGAAGGCGACCAGGTCCTCCAGCTTCGTCGGGAACCCCTCGTTGGGCATGGGCGTGCCGTAGGCCAGGGCCTTGGCCACCAGGTCCGTGCTGCCCGACGTCCGGCCAATGCCCAGGTCGATACGGCCCGGGTGGAGCGTCTCCAGCAACCGGAAGACCTCGGCGACCTTGAAGGGGCTGTAGTTCGACAGCAGGACGCCGCCGGTGCCCACGCGGATGCGAGACGTGGCCGCCGCCACGTGCGCGACCAGGATTTCAGGCGCAACGCCCGCGAAGTGTCCGGAGCCGTGGTGCTCGGCGAGCCAGAAGCGGTGATACCCGAGCTGCTCGGCCGCCCGGGCCAGCTCCACCGTGTTCTGGAAGGCCTCACGTGGCTGGCTGCCGCGGACGACGATGGAATGGTCGAGGACACTGAGCTTCACGGCGAGCGTTCCTTTTTCGGGCAGGCAACGCTGTCGGGGCCGCTGCGAGACGGGCCGAGTCGTCGCGTGTCCGCGTTTCAATGGGGTGACAAAGACTACAGTAGCGCGGTCATCTGCGACAAATGGGATTTATTTGAATATACTTGAAAATTGAGAAAGCTACTCGACGACGACGAGCGCGCACATCAGCGCGCCCTGTGTCGCGTTGACCACGTCCTTGCCCTGCCCGGTGGGGTTCATGCGCACCATGGTCCCGCCATAGCGCTCGCCGAAGACGAAGGCGCCCCAGATGAGGATGTGGGGGCCCACGGTGCCGTCGTCCCGCATGAAGTGGTAGGGGCGCGGCTCGACGCGCTCCTGGACGATCCAGCCGCCGTGCTCCAGCGCCTCCTGGACGGCCGCGTCCCAGGCCTCCGCGGTCGTCCCGCGGCCAATGAGCACGGACTTGCCGCCATAGGCGCGGCCCGCCTTCAGCACCAGTCCATCGCGCTTGTCCGCGATGAGCTCGTCGGGGAGCCAGACGTCGGCGCCGCCGCGTGGGGTGTGGACGCGCCGCACGCGCCGCGTCCAGGGGATGTGCTGGCGGATGAGCGCCCGCTCCTCGGCGGTCAGCGCCGGGGACGCCGCGTTCTCCGACAGCAGCGCGATGTTGAGCTTGTCGTCCAGCAGCTCCTGGGCGGGGCCGTTGTAGAGGCACAGCGTGCGCGCGGCGACAGCGGCCCGGGCGCGGGCGTCGAAAGCGGGGCCCACCACCTCCAGCCTGTCCCGGGCGTCATGCTCCTGCACGGCGTGCAGCCGCCGGCCGCGCATGGTGAAGGCCGCTCCCTCTGAGTCCTGGACCTCGCCGTAGGTGCCGATGAGCACCTCGCCCCGGGCGCCCTGGGCGCCGAGCAGCTCGCTGAAGGTGCTGTTGAGCAGCAGGCTCGCCATCTCGCTGCCCGTGGGGTCCGGCGGCTCGTCGTCTGGGAAGAGCACGGCCAGGTTGCATTCACCCTCCCAGGCGACCGTGCGCCGGACGTCTTCGATGACGTGCGTCAGGAAGGCGCGCAGCGTGTCCTGGAGCTGGACGCGCAAGCCCTGCTCCTGGACGAAGCGCTGGAGCACGGGCTGGTCCATCACGACCTGGGCCTTGAGCGCGGTCTCCCAGCCGCCCAGGCCCGCCATCATGTTGACCTCCAGGCACTTGAGGCCCTCCGCCGAGTCGATGAAGTCCCCGCGGCTCAGCCCGCCGCGCGCATCCTCCGTGAGGGCCAGGGCCTCCACCGCCACGCGGGCCCGCTCCTGCGTGACGCCGTAGAAGTCGGCGATGCGCTGGGGGTCGCCGCCCAGCAGCAGCCGGGGGCCGCGCTTGACGAGCCGGCTGAGCTCCACCGAAAGCGACGCCAGCAGCCCGTCCCGGCGCGAGTCGATGAGCACCGGCCACCGGTGCAGCTCGTAATACATCAGCGGTGATTCTTCGAACTTGTGGAACCGGTGACGCGCGAACACCTCCGGTGTCCGCTCCGCGAACTTCAGGAACGCCACCGCCGCGGCGGACAGCTCACCGTGCAGTCCCTTGATTTCCTCGGAGAACATCGCCCCGCCTTGCGTCCCCGCCACGTGTGACATTATCCGCGCCAATTCACTCTGTCTCAGAGTGCCTGTAAAGCGGATGTTTCACGGGTGTGTCTGGGAAGGCGTTTCACGCGGAGGCTTCGGTCTCCCGGTGGGAGGGGGCGGCGCTGATGGCGCCAGACTCCAGGCGGAGGAGGTGGTCCGCGACGTCGAAGTACCGGTCGTCGTGGCTGATGACGACCACGGCCTTGCCCGCGGCCTTCAGGTCCGGGAGCAGCTCCCGGTAGAAGACCTCCTTGAACAAGGGGTCCTGGTCCGCGGCCCACTCGTCGAAGAGGTACACGGGGCGGTCCTCCAGATAGGCCGTCAGCAGCGCCAGGCGCTTGCGCTGGCCCGTGGACAGGTCCGTGGTGGAGAGGGCGCCGTGCGCGTCGATGCGGACCTTGCGCTCCAACTGGAGCCTCGTGAGGTAGGCGCGGACCTTGTCGGCCCGGCCTCCCTCGGCCAGGCCCAGCAGCGAGTCGAACAGGTGGAAGTCGGAGAACACCGTCGCGAAGTGCTGGCGGTAGAGCTCCCGCGTCTCGTCCGTCACCGGCTGTCCGTTGACGTGCACCGCGCCGGACTCCGGCGCGTAGAGGCCGGTGATGAGCTTGGCCAGCGTCGTCTTGCCGCTGCCGTTGCCGCCGACGATGAAGAGGATTTCTCCCGGGCGCAGCGTCAGGTCGATGGGGCCGAGCGTGAAGGGGAGGTCCTCGCTGTCGCGGCGGTAGGCGTGCGTGACGCCCACCAGGTCGATCCGGGCGGGCGCGACGGGCGGCGCCAGCGGCGTGGTGGCGAGCGGCCCGGACTCCGCGGGGACCAGCGCCAGCGCCTCGATGTGGCGCAGCGCCACCGTGCCCGCGCCCAGCATGGGCAGCAACGTCATGGACGCATCCAGCGGCTGCTGGAGGTAGAGGACGGCCAGCGTGTACCCCACCAGCGTGGTCGCGGGCACGTGGGTGAAGCCCGGCAGCGCGAACAGCAGCAGGCCGATGAAGAAGAAGAACAGGCTCATGCCCCAGCTCGTCGTCAGGGCGTGAAGGGAGGAGACGCGCTGCTGGAGCTGCTTGAGCGTCTGGGCGGTGGGGAACAGCTCCTGGAGGAGGAAGGCCTTGCGCCGGCCTTCGTGCAGCTTCAGCTCCTTCAGGCCCTGCGTGAGCGAGCGCAGGTCGCCGAAGAAGCGGTCATTCGTCTGCCGTGAGTCGCGCAGCAGTCCCATGATGTGCCGCAGGGGCAGCAGGTAGCTGACGGCGCCCAGCAGCGCGAAGACGAGCAGCGCCGCGAACACCATCCGCGACATGACGGCCAGGTACGTCATGCAGCCCAGGATGATGCCGCCGTTGATGAGCAGCGGCGGAACGCACAGCAGCCCCTGCGTGACGGCCTGGACGTCGTCGATGAGCGTCGCCAGCAGGCGCGGGGTGCCCAGCTCCTCCAGCCGGCGCAGCGGCGTCGCGAGGATGCGCTGGCTGAGCTGATCTCTCAGCGCGAACGTGGTGTTCGTCTGCAGCCGCGTCAGCAGCAACTGGGAGCCGACGCGGGCGCCTAGCATGAGCACTCCCAGTGTGGCGAAGCCGAGGAGGCTCCCCCGGTCCGCGAGCCCGCCACCCCTGGCCAGGACGTCATTGATGTACGCGATGAGCCCGGCGCTCGCGGCGCCCGTCATCAGCCCGAAGCACACGGCGAGTGCCACGAATCCACGGGACCTGCGCAGCAGCAGGATGAGCAGGTTCACGCCAGGAGTTCCTTCCGCGAGGATGAGAACCGGAATGTGGGCGCTCATAGCTTATGCTGCGCGCCGCTCTCCAGCGAAGGTCTCTCCGTCTTTTCACAGTTTCGCCACCTGGACTCCTCACCATGCACTCTCCACTGGCCGTGACACTCCTGGAGTTGCTTGAAACGCGGACCCGGTCGCACGGAGCGCAGCCGCTCTACACCTTCCTGGAGGATGGCGGCGACGACGCGGTGCTGAGCTACGCCGGGTTGGACGTGAGGGCCCGGCGCATCGGCGCGGCACTCCAGGCGCTGTCACGAGCGGGCGAGCGGGCCGTCCTCCTGTATCCACCGGGCCTGGAATACATCGCCGGGTTCTTCGGGTGCCTGTACGCCGGGCTGATCGCCGTCCCGGCCTATCCGCCGGACCCGATGCGGTTGGACCGGACCTTGCCCCGCTTGCGCGCCATCATCCGTGATGCGCGCGCGAGCGTCGTGCTCACCACGTCCTTCATCCAGGAGATGGGCGAGGGGCTCTTCGAAGGCGCGCCGGAGCTCGCCGCGCTGCGCTGGGTGGCCACGGACGCGCTCGCGGAGGGGATGGAGGACGGCTGGCGGCGTCCGGCGCCCACCGGGGACACGCTGGCCTTCCTCCAGTACACGTCCGGCTCCACGGGGGACCCCAAGGGGGTGCGGCTCAGCCACGGCAACCTGCTGCACAACCTGGGGTTGATCTCCCACGCGTTCCAGGTCCGCTCGGACAGCGTGGGCGTCATCTGGCTGCCGCCGTACCACGACATGGGGCTGATTGGTGGCATCCTCCAGCCGCTCTACGCGGGCTTCCCCGTGGCGCTGATGTCGCCGCTCGCGTTCCTCCGCCGGCCGCGGTTCTGGCTGGAGGCCCTGTCCCGCTTCGGCGGCAGCATCAGCGGGGGGCCCTGCTTCGCGTTCGACCTGTGCGTGCGGAAGGTGCCACCCGCGGAGCGCGAGGGGCTGGACCTGCGCCGCTGGGAGCTGGCGTTCTGCGGCGCGGAGCCCATCCGTCCGGAGGTGATGGCGCGCTTCTCGGAGGCGTTCGCGCCGGTGGGCTTCCAGCGGGAGGCCCTGTACCCCTGCTACGGGTTGGCGGAGGGCACGCTGATCGCATCGGGTGGGCGCAAGGGGGAGGGGATTCTCACGCGCACCTGGGATGCCCAGGCGCTGGAGCGGAACGAGGCGCTGGCGGTGGAGGGCGGCCCCAATGCGCGTCCGCTGGTCGGGTCCGGCCAGACGCTGCCTGACCAGGCCTTGCTCGTGGTGGATCCACAGACGCGCCTTCCGTGCCCGCCTGAGCGGGTGGGGGAGATCTGGGTGTCCGGGCCCAGCGTGGCGCAGGGGTACTGGGAGCGGCCCCAGGAGAGCGAGGCGGCCTTCGGCGCGCGGCTGGCGGACGCGGACAGCGGGCCGCGGTTCCTGCGGACCGGGGACCTGGGCCTCATGAAGGACGGCGAGCTCTTCGTCGTGGGCCGGCGAAAGGACCTCATCATCCTGCGTGGGCGCAACCTGCACCCGCAGGACCTGGAGCTGACGCTGGAGCGCAGCCACCCGGCGCTGCGGCCCGGGTGTGGCGCGGCGTTCGCCATCGACGTGGGCGGGGAGGAGCGGCTCGCGGTGGTGTACGAGGTGGACTCGCGCAAGCCGTGGACGCCCGAGGACGTGGTGAGCGCGGTCCGCCGGGGCCTGTCGGAGACGCACGAGGTCCAGCTCCACACGCTGGTGCTCATCGAGCCGGGGGCGCTGCCGAAGACGTCCAGCGGGAAGATTCAGCGGCGCGCCTGCCGGGCGGAGCTGCTCGCGGGGACGCTCCGGGCGCAGCTGACGTGGAGCGAAGCGGACGCGGAGGCGCCGCGGGCCGAACCGGGAGCCCCCGCGGTGGTCGCGTCCGAGCCGCGGACCGTGGAGGAGCTGGAGGCGTGGCTGGTGGCGCGGATCGCCGCGCGGCTCCGCGTGCGTCCCGAGGACCTGACGAAGGACGCGGCCATCACGTCCTTCGGGCTGGATTCGCTCGGGGCCGTCGAGCTGGCCAATGACATCGAGTCCCTGGGCGTCGTCCTCCGCATGGAGGTCCTGCTCCAAGGACCCACGGTGGCGGAGCTCGCGCGGACCGTCTTCGCTGCGCGAGGGAAGCCGTCGGGCGCCGAGCTGACGCGGGGCGAGGCGACGGCGCCCGCGCCCCTGTCGTCCGCGCAGCAGCGGCTGTGGCTCTTCGCGCAGCTCGCGCCAGGCAGCGCCGCGTACCACCTGCCAGCGGCGGTGCGGCTCACCGGCGCGCTGGACGTGGCGGCGCTGGAGCGCGCCTTCGCGGCCATCCTCCAGCGGCACGAGGCGCTCCGGGCCACGTTCCGCGAGGAGGATGGGACGCCCTGGCAGGTGAGCGCGCCCGCCGCGGTGTCCGCGCTGCGGACGGTGGACCTCCGCGATGTCTCCCCCGAGCTGCGGGAGGCGACCGCGCTCCGGCTGGCACAGGAGGCGGCCAGGGCGCCTTTCGAGCTCGCCCACGGACCTCTGCTCCGGGCCACGCTGCTTCAGCTCGCGCCCCAGGAGCACCTGCTCGTCGTGGTGATGCACCACCTCGCCTCGGATGGAGCGTCGTTCGCCATCCTGGCGCGGGAGCTGAGCGCGCTGTACGCGGGAGTCGCTTCGCTGCCGCCGCTGGCCCTCCAGTACCCGGACTTCGCGCGCTGGCGCCGTGAGGTCGAGGCGGAAGGGGCGATGGCCACCGCCACCGACTGGTGGAAGGCGCACCTGGCGGGCCTTCCCGCCGCGCTGGAGCTGCCCGCGGACCGGCCGCGTCCCCCCATGCCGTCCTACTGCGGGGGGCGCGTGGCCGTTCGCCTTCCGGAGGCGCTCACGGTCCGGCTGGAGGCGCTGGGCCGGAGTGAAGGCGCCACGCTGTTCATGACGCTGCTGGCGGCCCTCGAGGTGCTGCTCGCGCGCCACTCCGGACAGGCGGACTTCTGCGTGGGGACCGCCGTCAACGGGCGCGAGCGAAGCGGCCTCGAAGGGATGATCGGGTGCTTCCTGGACCTCGTCGTGCTGCGCGCGTCCGTCGATGGGGCATCGCGCTTCCGGGAGCTGCTGGGGGCGGCGCGGGAGGGCGTGCTGGCGGCGTTCGCTCACCGAGGCGTCCCCTTCGAGCGGCTGGTCGAGGCCATCCAGCCCACGAGGGATCCGTCGCGGGCGCCGCTGTTCCAGGTGCTCTTCGTGCTCCAGCCGGAGCCCGGCGCCGGCCTCGCGCTGCCTGGGCTGGAGGCGCGCCGCGTGGAGGTGGACCCCGGCGCCACGCCGTATGACTTGACGCTGTCGCTGGCCCGGAGCGCCGAGGGGCTGGGCGGCTGGC
Proteins encoded in this window:
- a CDS encoding cyclic peptide export ABC transporter yields the protein MNLLILLLRRSRGFVALAVCFGLMTGAASAGLIAYINDVLARGGGLADRGSLLGFATLGVLMLGARVGSQLLLTRLQTNTTFALRDQLSQRILATPLRRLEELGTPRLLATLIDDVQAVTQGLLCVPPLLINGGIILGCMTYLAVMSRMVFAALLVFALLGAVSYLLPLRHIMGLLRDSRQTNDRFFGDLRSLTQGLKELKLHEGRRKAFLLQELFPTAQTLKQLQQRVSSLHALTTSWGMSLFFFFIGLLLFALPGFTHVPATTLVGYTLAVLYLQQPLDASMTLLPMLGAGTVALRHIEALALVPAESGPLATTPLAPPVAPARIDLVGVTHAYRRDSEDLPFTLGPIDLTLRPGEILFIVGGNGSGKTTLAKLITGLYAPESGAVHVNGQPVTDETRELYRQHFATVFSDFHLFDSLLGLAEGGRADKVRAYLTRLQLERKVRIDAHGALSTTDLSTGQRKRLALLTAYLEDRPVYLFDEWAADQDPLFKEVFYRELLPDLKAAGKAVVVISHDDRYFDVADHLLRLESGAISAAPSHRETEASA
- a CDS encoding LLM class flavin-dependent oxidoreductase yields the protein MKLSVLDHSIVVRGSQPREAFQNTVELARAAEQLGYHRFWLAEHHGSGHFAGVAPEILVAHVAAATSRIRVGTGGVLLSNYSPFKVAEVFRLLETLHPGRIDLGIGRTSGSTDLVAKALAYGTPMPNEGFPTKLEDLVAFLSGAKPATAEFEKLSLKTMAPGMPQVWALGSGEQSAALAARMGLSFCFAHFFNPVHGAPVTRGYREHFKPSQVQAAPRSAVSVYVICAPTEQEARRIARSSDLLTINTRRGRPEEPIPSIEEAEAYPYTPEDLATLEFDRKRVVCGAPDQVKERLMAMAAEFQADELLITTIIHDHRARLRSYELLADAFALAR
- a CDS encoding type I polyketide synthase, producing the protein MSDADLNEGDELAIAIVGMAGRFPGAPDVERYWRNLCEGVEGIRFFTDDELRARGVPEERLRQPGFVRAGAVLDQVEAFDAGFFGYSPREAALMDPQHRIFLECAWEAIERAGHGLDTESRSVGVFAGTSLSTYLLFNLRTHPELLESSDSFQVMIGNDKDFLATRLAYHLDLKGPSLDVQTGCSTSLVATHLACQALMGFQCDVAIAGGVSVDVPQRTGYVHQPGGIASPDGHCRPFDAQAQGTLFGSGVGVVVLKRLDDALADGSHIHAVIRASAINNDGASKLGYTAPSAEGQAEVIARTHALAGVTPDTVGYVETHGTGTLLGDPVEVSALTSAFRAGTEATSFCALGSVKSNIGHLDAAAGVAGLIKAALAVEHGCIPPTLHLQTPNPNIDWARSPFFVNATLKEWKPHGHRRRAGVSSFGIGGTNAHALLEAPPAPAPSGPSRPWQLLVLSAKQPAALEVMTQNLAAHLEAHPEQSLADAAYTLQLGRKAFPHRRVVVCESHEDGAEVLSAASSDRVFTDLAKDGGRPVVFLFPGGGAQHLRMGQELYEKEPAFREAFDACAALFQRRGGPSLRAVLYPAGDADAGAPLPRPSVGLPALFTVEYALAKLWESWGVRPEAMIGHSMGEYVAACLAGVFTLEDALALVAERGRLFEQLPSGAMVSVALSEQELLPMLGERLSLAAVNGPTQCVVAGDTASVDALAADLAARGIEHRRVHIDVAAHSHLIDSILPAFAAFVGRLKLQTPTQRFVSGVTGTWVTEEEATDPRYWVRHLRQTVRFGPGLRCLLEDPSRVLLEVGPGRTLGSLARLQVERGQPTVVLTSMRAPREPGSDLRFVLTTLGRLWAAGVPVDWRRLHGTEQRRRVVLPTYPFERKRHWMEPNTLSAAVVSDAGLERRKDPADWFYLPSWKRTLAPRAPAATPRHWLLFTDASGVGEALAARLEEGGGRVTRVSPGSDFRRVDDGGFEVDPARPETYAALLAALADESRRPERIVHLWSVDDAGDGVASVEHAQRAGFFSLLFLAQALAGQGASSPVHLTVVSTGVQAVTGHEVLAPEKATLLGACRVLPHEVPGLSCRSIDVEAPGCSKAQRLLAARLADELSAGSSNGAVALRGPHRWEQSLEPVRLPAPAPDAPSRLRPRGTYLITGGLGGIGLVLAESLARQVQARLVLVSRGGLPERGDWDAWLATHGEQDRTSQRLRQVLALEALGSEVLVLSADVGDAEQLAEVLRKAREAFGELHGVIHAAGVPAGGLAQLRTQAAVEDVLRPKVLGTWLLHALLRDTPLDFFMLCSSRTAYTAEPGQIDHCAACAFQDAFAHKAAVTGGAPVISLGWDTWREVGQAVTTQMPDGASAMRDAMLAHALSPAEGVDVFERVLAQAPAHVVVSTEDLRAAMARSASFLQDLMGPMETDAAPTAARAVPTNMDEAERELADIWQRFLGVESVSLHENFFELGGNSLIGLKVINEVKRRFGKELPVVALFENPTLSAMARLLTRGEEAAPATTSDRRSRGARRRELIQQRRQSGH